A region from the Branchiostoma lanceolatum isolate klBraLanc5 chromosome 2, klBraLanc5.hap2, whole genome shotgun sequence genome encodes:
- the LOC136429033 gene encoding zinc finger CCHC domain-containing protein 9-like, with translation MTRFARGGAGNKKRPEEATPWNKLKQDLPGKPSAKKRLGKRSNVSVPTTTARADGDLRNKQREDNDSEQLDKQLQEVLVRTKRSEERRLKRIKKKTSSKVCYHCRQPGHEMSECPQMTGDVEQGTGICFRCGSTEHKSAKCAARNIPEQTGKRDLPFAKCFICGESGHLARACPDNPRGLYPNGGCCKHCGSVEHHQWQCPNNTALGESEVIQVSTMDNHTSADLEVIPRAKVKGQPPARKGPKIVKF, from the exons ATGACCCGGTTCGCACGAGGCGGGGCGGGGAACAAGAAGCGGCCGGAAGAGGCGACGCCATGGAACAAGCTGAAGCAGGATCTGCCCGGCAAGCCGTCCGCGAAGAAAAGACTCGGCAAAAGAAGTAACGTTTCTGTTCCTACCACAACAGCACGTGCTGATGGCGACCTCAGGAACAAACAGCGGGAAGATAACGACTCAGAACAGCTGGACAAACAGCTGCAGGAAGTCTTGGTCAGGACGAAAAGGAGCGAAGAAAGGAGGTTAAagagaataaagaaaaaaacttcGTCCAAG GTGTGTTACCACTGCCGCCAGCCAGGACATGAGATGTCGGAGTGTCCTCAGATGACCGGGGACGTGGAACAGGGGACCGGGATCTGCTTCAGATGTGGGTCGACGGAGCACAAATCAGCAAAATGTGCCGCCAGAAACATCCCAGAacaaacag GAAAAAGAGACCTCCCTTTTGCCAAGTGTTTCATCTGTGGGGAGTCCGGTCACCTGGCGAGGGCATGCCCAGACAACCCGCGCGGCCTGTACCCAAACG GAGGCTGCTGCAAGCACTGTGGATCTGTGGAGCATCACCAGTGGCAGTGTCCCAACAACACGGCTTTAG GCGAGTCAGAGGTCATACaggtcagcaccatggacaaccACACCAGCGCCGACCTCGAGGTCATCcccagggcaaaggtcaagggTCAGCCCCCTGCTAGGAAAGGGCCCAAAATCGTCAAGTTTTAG